A genomic stretch from Edaphobacter aggregans includes:
- a CDS encoding type III pantothenate kinase: MLLALDVGNTNTVLGLYKQGADGTHSEIVANWRITTSANYTVDEFGVLLRDLFSLRGLETAIVNGIVISSVVPPLDSALRHVCELYFKLKPLFIEPGVKTGLPILTDNPSEVGADRIVNCVAAFERFGGPAIVIDMGTATTFDVISKKGEFLGGAIAPGLKISAEALFARAARLQRVDVKKPAKVIGTNTVDNIQIGLYYGYIGLVDGILERMIAELGPETKTVATGGLAKLIAGGSKYIAEVDDMLTLNGLRIIYERNVDRSRKRAT; encoded by the coding sequence ATGCTACTGGCACTCGATGTCGGCAATACCAACACGGTACTTGGACTCTACAAACAAGGTGCTGACGGCACGCACTCGGAGATAGTGGCGAACTGGCGCATCACCACATCGGCCAACTATACGGTGGACGAGTTTGGCGTTCTGCTGCGCGATCTCTTTAGTTTGCGCGGTTTGGAAACCGCAATTGTGAACGGTATTGTGATCTCGTCGGTGGTGCCACCGTTAGATTCGGCGCTGCGCCATGTCTGTGAACTCTACTTCAAACTGAAGCCGCTGTTCATTGAGCCAGGAGTAAAGACAGGGTTGCCGATCCTGACCGACAATCCGTCCGAGGTGGGTGCAGACCGCATCGTTAATTGTGTCGCGGCCTTCGAGCGATTCGGCGGCCCGGCAATCGTAATCGACATGGGTACAGCGACTACCTTCGACGTCATATCGAAGAAGGGCGAGTTCCTCGGCGGCGCTATTGCCCCTGGCTTGAAGATCTCCGCCGAGGCGCTCTTCGCCCGCGCTGCACGCCTGCAACGCGTCGATGTAAAGAAACCCGCTAAAGTCATTGGTACCAACACCGTCGACAATATCCAGATCGGCCTTTACTACGGCTACATCGGCCTCGTCGACGGCATCCTCGAGCGCATGATCGCAGAGCTTGGCCCGGAGACGAAGACGGTGGCGACTGGTGGCTTGGCAAAGCTGATCGCAGGCGGATCGAAGTACATCGCCGAGGTGGACGATATGCTGACGCTCAACGGCCTGCGCATCATCTACGAGCGTAATGTCGATCGCAGCAGGAAACGCGCGACATAG
- the nadC gene encoding carboxylating nicotinate-nucleotide diphosphorylase produces the protein MDWKSKRISTLLEAALAEDKVANDITTALTIAPGLRASGTIIAKEACVVSGLGCIPAFLDIFAKMAGGKVGRFEVVSHPEIFDGVKVKKGQTLAVIRHNAAAILSCERVILNLMQRMSGIATLTNEFVRAVAGTKTKVLDTRKTIPGLRALDKYAVCCGGGVNHRLDLQDGILIKNNHISLGGGLPVVLERALAGRKAGQIVQVEVRSQQELDQAIAGGAESILLDNMTPAAVKKAVKQIRTALPGVPIEASGNMNLKTVRKYALAGVDFVSVGALTHSAAATDLSMRITADLY, from the coding sequence ATGGACTGGAAGAGCAAACGGATCAGTACCCTGCTGGAGGCGGCACTGGCCGAAGATAAAGTCGCCAATGACATTACAACGGCCCTCACGATCGCCCCTGGCCTTCGGGCGTCGGGAACGATCATCGCCAAAGAAGCCTGCGTCGTCTCGGGACTGGGCTGCATTCCTGCATTCCTCGATATCTTCGCGAAGATGGCTGGCGGAAAGGTGGGGCGATTCGAGGTCGTCAGCCATCCGGAAATCTTTGACGGCGTGAAGGTGAAGAAGGGGCAGACGCTGGCTGTAATTCGACACAATGCTGCCGCGATCCTTTCGTGCGAACGCGTGATTCTGAATTTGATGCAGCGCATGAGCGGCATCGCAACCCTTACGAACGAGTTCGTGCGCGCGGTCGCGGGTACGAAGACCAAGGTGCTCGACACACGCAAGACAATCCCAGGCCTACGCGCGCTAGACAAGTACGCGGTCTGCTGTGGTGGAGGTGTGAATCACCGACTCGATCTGCAGGACGGCATCCTGATCAAGAACAATCACATCTCGCTTGGCGGCGGGCTGCCCGTCGTGCTCGAGCGTGCGCTTGCCGGACGCAAGGCTGGACAGATCGTGCAGGTCGAAGTGCGCAGCCAACAGGAACTCGACCAGGCGATCGCCGGGGGAGCTGAGTCCATCTTGCTGGATAACATGACGCCGGCGGCGGTGAAGAAGGCTGTGAAGCAGATTCGGACTGCGCTGCCTGGGGTGCCAATCGAGGCCTCGGGCAACATGAATTTGAAGACGGTGCGCAAGTACGCGCTAGCGGGAGTCGATTTTGTTTCGGTCGGGGCTCTGACGCACTCTGCCGCGGCGACGGACCTCAGCATGCGCATCACAGCGGACTTGTACTAG
- a CDS encoding SDR family NAD(P)-dependent oxidoreductase, translating to MSDGLFDLSGQVALVSGASRGLGQHFGRALAKAGADLIVTSRKVDDLTAFVAEIEALGRKAIPLELDVRDQGSIERMAAAAEAAVGQVHILVNNAGCNVRKPALDVTWDDWNLVLDTNLRGSFFVAQQMARRMVKHGYGRIINIGSVTSVFGYSGLAPYGASRGGVRQLTMSLADDWGKYGITVNCLAPGWFKTEQNKVLYESKEWVEYLVDRIPLKRPGQAHDLDGAVVFLASEASRYVTGQTLLVDGGISTGAMRATVQAPANADKEK from the coding sequence ATGAGTGATGGATTGTTTGATCTGAGCGGTCAGGTAGCATTGGTCAGCGGTGCCAGTCGGGGATTGGGTCAGCACTTCGGACGTGCGTTGGCGAAGGCAGGTGCCGACCTCATCGTCACGAGCCGCAAGGTCGATGACTTGACGGCGTTTGTCGCGGAGATTGAGGCTCTAGGGCGCAAGGCGATTCCGCTGGAATTGGACGTTCGCGATCAAGGCAGCATCGAACGAATGGCCGCAGCAGCTGAGGCGGCGGTGGGGCAGGTGCACATTCTGGTCAACAACGCCGGATGCAATGTCAGGAAGCCCGCGCTCGACGTGACGTGGGACGACTGGAATCTTGTGCTGGATACGAATCTGCGCGGAAGTTTTTTTGTGGCGCAGCAGATGGCTCGTCGCATGGTGAAGCATGGGTATGGGCGGATCATCAATATCGGCTCGGTGACGAGCGTGTTTGGGTATTCGGGGCTGGCTCCGTATGGTGCGAGCAGGGGTGGCGTGCGGCAACTCACGATGAGCCTTGCGGATGACTGGGGCAAGTACGGGATTACGGTGAACTGCCTTGCTCCGGGGTGGTTCAAAACGGAGCAGAACAAAGTGTTGTACGAGAGCAAGGAATGGGTAGAGTATCTGGTGGACCGGATTCCGTTGAAGCGGCCGGGGCAGGCACACGATCTGGATGGAGCCGTGGTGTTTCTTGCTTCGGAGGCCAGCCGCTACGTGACCGGCCAGACGCTGCTGGTCGACGGAGGAATTTCAACCGGGGCTATGCGCGCGACCGTGCAGGCTCCTGCGAATGCAGATAAGGAGAAGTGA
- a CDS encoding ComEC/Rec2 family competence protein, which yields MMKVLRRVCLLAVVGILASATMGARAQKSESTADKLRIYFIDVEGGQATLFVTPKGESLLIDTGWPGNEYRDADRIAATAKRAGLSKIDYVLITHFHDDHVGGVPQLVQRIPVGAFIDHGQNRELDNAPTVRDFAAYEKVIADGKYKRILARPGDVLPIAGMHVTVVSADGNLLPGSLPGGGQANAFCKASEVRPADKTENSRSLGVQISFGNLKLLDLGDLTWDKEMELMCPTNKLGKVDVLIVSHHGWYQSSSPALVDAVHPRVAIMDNSEKKGGSTPTLVTIAKSPGLETLWQLHYSAEGSEAHNTAAEYIANPLGTDAGHFLELIGNPDGSFDVRNERTGATKHYAAAH from the coding sequence ATGATGAAGGTGTTGCGAAGGGTGTGTCTGCTGGCTGTGGTTGGGATTCTTGCGAGTGCGACAATGGGGGCCAGGGCGCAGAAGTCTGAAAGCACAGCGGACAAACTGCGGATTTATTTCATCGATGTCGAAGGCGGGCAGGCGACGCTGTTCGTTACGCCGAAGGGCGAGTCGCTACTGATCGACACGGGCTGGCCGGGCAACGAGTATCGTGATGCCGACCGAATCGCTGCCACAGCGAAGAGAGCTGGATTGAGCAAGATTGACTACGTCCTAATCACGCACTTCCACGACGATCACGTCGGTGGCGTGCCTCAGCTGGTACAGCGAATTCCGGTTGGAGCGTTTATCGATCATGGGCAAAATCGCGAACTCGACAATGCTCCAACCGTGCGCGATTTTGCGGCGTATGAGAAGGTGATCGCCGACGGGAAATACAAGCGAATCCTAGCGCGGCCAGGTGACGTTCTCCCGATTGCTGGGATGCATGTCACAGTCGTGAGCGCGGATGGAAACCTGTTGCCGGGATCATTGCCGGGAGGCGGGCAAGCGAATGCGTTCTGCAAGGCTTCGGAAGTGCGTCCAGCGGACAAGACGGAGAACAGCCGGTCGCTTGGGGTGCAGATTTCGTTCGGCAACCTGAAACTGCTCGATCTTGGCGACCTGACATGGGACAAGGAGATGGAGCTGATGTGTCCGACGAATAAGCTGGGCAAGGTCGATGTGCTCATCGTCTCGCATCATGGGTGGTATCAGAGCTCGAGCCCCGCGCTGGTCGATGCGGTTCATCCGCGCGTGGCGATTATGGACAACAGCGAGAAGAAGGGCGGATCGACGCCTACGCTCGTGACTATTGCGAAGTCTCCGGGGCTTGAGACATTGTGGCAGCTGCACTATTCGGCTGAAGGTAGCGAGGCGCACAACACGGCGGCGGAGTATATTGCGAATCCGCTGGGGACGGACGCCGGACATTTTTTGGAACTGATCGGGAACCCAGACGGGAGCTTCGATGTGCGAAACGAGCGCACAGGCGCGACGAAACATTATGCGGCCGCTCACTAA
- a CDS encoding glycerol-3-phosphate dehydrogenase/oxidase, translating to MTGRDELLRQLGEQTELWDVLVIGGGATGLGAAVEAAARGFRTVLVERDDFAKGTSSRSTKLVHGGVRYLEQMNVTLVLDALRERGHMLRNAPHLVHDLSFVVPVFNYFGLPYYGFGLKVYERLSGRFSFGSSRLLSRDKTLEMLPGIAGDGLKGGVLYHDGQFDDARYIVALLRTFQDLGGTAINYVEATGLLKSNGKTVGIQARDCESDARFDITTKVVVNAGGVFTEEILAMDGAEPGSLLSVSQGTHFVLPQSFLPGGAAMMIPKTSDGRVLFAIPWHGATVVGTTDEPVDRASAEPRSLASERKFLFEHIAQYFGRKPRVEEILSVWSGLRPLVRKGHGTTSKLSRDHTVLVSQSGLVTVTGGKWTTYRKMGQDAIDHAVDVAGLPKVASRTLDLKLHGWTDDSAGIAEPERVYGTDLPLIQALSDHDSTLSTLLHPRLPYRLREVVWAARYEMARTVEDVLARRTRALFLDARAAMEAAPVVADLLAEELSRTEAWRDKDLANFYAVAQGYVYKGE from the coding sequence TTGACCGGACGCGATGAGCTTCTGCGCCAGCTGGGCGAGCAGACTGAGCTGTGGGATGTGTTGGTGATCGGCGGCGGCGCAACGGGTCTCGGTGCTGCGGTTGAGGCGGCGGCGCGGGGATTCCGCACGGTGCTCGTGGAGCGTGATGACTTCGCCAAAGGAACCTCGAGCCGCAGCACGAAGCTGGTGCATGGCGGGGTGCGGTATCTGGAGCAGATGAATGTAACGCTCGTGCTCGATGCGCTGCGGGAGCGCGGACACATGCTGCGCAACGCTCCTCATCTGGTGCACGATCTATCGTTTGTCGTGCCGGTGTTCAACTACTTCGGGCTTCCCTATTACGGATTTGGCTTGAAGGTGTATGAGCGGCTCTCTGGTCGATTTTCGTTTGGGTCTTCGCGGTTACTCTCACGTGACAAGACACTTGAGATGCTGCCGGGCATCGCAGGCGATGGTCTTAAAGGCGGCGTATTGTATCACGACGGGCAGTTCGACGATGCTCGCTACATAGTCGCGCTGCTGCGAACATTTCAGGATCTGGGCGGAACTGCAATCAATTATGTCGAAGCGACTGGTTTACTGAAGTCGAACGGAAAGACGGTGGGGATTCAAGCGCGTGACTGCGAGAGCGATGCGCGATTTGATATCACCACGAAGGTTGTTGTGAATGCGGGCGGTGTATTCACCGAAGAGATTCTCGCGATGGATGGAGCAGAGCCCGGATCATTGCTGTCGGTGAGCCAGGGGACGCACTTTGTTCTGCCGCAGTCTTTCCTCCCGGGCGGTGCGGCGATGATGATTCCGAAGACCTCTGATGGACGAGTGCTCTTCGCCATTCCGTGGCACGGAGCGACTGTTGTGGGAACTACAGATGAGCCGGTCGATCGTGCTTCTGCGGAACCGCGTTCGCTGGCTTCTGAGCGGAAGTTCTTGTTTGAGCACATCGCTCAATACTTTGGACGCAAGCCGCGTGTCGAGGAGATTCTCAGCGTCTGGTCTGGACTTCGCCCGCTTGTTCGCAAGGGACATGGAACGACGTCGAAGCTGTCGCGCGATCACACTGTACTGGTCTCGCAGTCGGGATTGGTGACGGTGACCGGGGGCAAGTGGACAACGTATCGCAAAATGGGCCAGGATGCGATCGACCACGCTGTGGATGTTGCGGGCTTGCCCAAGGTAGCTTCGCGGACGCTCGATCTGAAGCTGCATGGATGGACGGATGACTCGGCCGGCATTGCGGAGCCGGAGCGAGTGTATGGGACCGATCTGCCGCTGATTCAGGCGCTCTCGGACCACGACTCCACGCTGAGCACGCTGCTGCATCCGCGGCTTCCTTATCGGTTGCGGGAGGTAGTCTGGGCCGCGCGCTACGAGATGGCGCGCACCGTCGAGGATGTACTGGCTCGTCGAACACGTGCGCTATTTCTGGATGCGCGGGCAGCGATGGAAGCAGCACCCGTCGTTGCCGATCTGCTGGCGGAGGAACTCAGCCGCACGGAAGCGTGGCGGGATAAGGATCTCGCGAATTTTTATGCAGTAGCACAAGGGTATGTCTACAAAGGTGAATGA
- a CDS encoding galactitol-1-phosphate 5-dehydrogenase, with protein MKALLLSEYKHLKVTDLPMPSVEPDEVLVQVAACGICGSDVHGYDGSSGRRIPPVVMGHEAAGVVAAVGAAVPGFAVGDRVTFDSTVYCGVCEFCLRGEVNLCNNRQVLGVSCGEYRRAGAFAEFVAVPGRILYKLPDALSFAEAAMLEAVSVALHGVRVAELKGGESALVIGAGMIGLLLLQAAKVAGCSRVLVADIDETRLARARELGADEILHASGDALVREINWLTDGRGMDVVFEAVGRNETVTGAIDCVRKGGTVTLVGNISPEVTLPLQKVVSRQIRLQGSCASAGEYPQAMELMSQGKIRVGPLITAVAPISDGPRWFERLHGGEPNLMKVVLDPREFQDEPEGMVR; from the coding sequence ATGAAAGCTCTGCTTCTTTCCGAGTACAAACATCTGAAGGTGACCGATCTTCCGATGCCTTCTGTTGAGCCGGATGAAGTCTTGGTGCAGGTGGCGGCTTGCGGGATCTGCGGGAGCGATGTGCATGGATACGATGGCTCGTCGGGGCGGCGGATTCCTCCTGTGGTGATGGGCCATGAGGCTGCGGGAGTCGTCGCGGCTGTCGGTGCGGCTGTGCCTGGGTTCGCGGTGGGCGACAGGGTTACGTTCGATTCGACGGTGTACTGCGGTGTTTGCGAGTTCTGCCTCCGGGGCGAGGTGAATCTCTGCAACAACCGTCAGGTGCTTGGGGTGTCATGTGGCGAGTATCGACGCGCGGGAGCGTTTGCGGAGTTTGTTGCGGTACCCGGGAGGATTCTTTATAAGCTGCCGGACGCATTGTCGTTCGCTGAGGCAGCGATGCTTGAGGCGGTGTCGGTTGCGCTGCATGGGGTACGGGTTGCGGAGCTCAAAGGCGGTGAATCCGCTCTGGTGATCGGTGCGGGGATGATCGGGTTGCTGTTGCTGCAGGCGGCAAAGGTGGCTGGATGTTCGCGCGTGCTGGTGGCCGACATCGACGAGACGAGGCTCGCGAGGGCCAGAGAGCTTGGAGCCGATGAGATTCTGCACGCGAGCGGTGATGCACTGGTGCGGGAGATCAATTGGCTCACGGACGGCCGTGGAATGGATGTTGTGTTCGAGGCCGTGGGCCGGAACGAGACGGTAACAGGCGCTATCGACTGCGTGCGCAAAGGAGGCACGGTAACACTTGTAGGCAATATCTCGCCTGAGGTCACGTTGCCGTTGCAGAAGGTCGTATCACGGCAGATTCGGCTGCAGGGGTCGTGCGCTTCGGCGGGAGAGTATCCACAGGCGATGGAGTTGATGTCGCAAGGGAAGATTAGGGTAGGGCCGCTGATTACGGCTGTCGCTCCGATAAGCGATGGCCCGCGGTGGTTCGAGCGCCTGCATGGAGGGGAGCCGAATCTAATGAAGGTGGTGCTCGACCCACGCGAATTTCAGGACGAACCTGAAGGTATGGTGCGGTGA
- a CDS encoding cellulase family glycosylhydrolase, translating to MRFRPIQAACLALALTIPALAQQRWTEEAANAWYAKQPWLVGANFIPSDAINQLEMFQAATFNPALNDKELGLGESIGMNTMRVFLQDQLWEQDPKGFTQRLDTFLTIAAKHHIKPLLVLFDSCWEPNPHLGPQHPPIPGIHNSGWVQSPGAIGLTDPAYEPKLKAYVEGVVGAFAKDDRILGWDIWNEPDNGNDKKPGEPENKNERVAYYLPKAFAWARSVHPIQPLTSGVWMGNWTDPAKQSPVTKIQLAESDIITFHNYDWPEGFEARVKSLQPLHRPIICTEYMARGNGSTFDTILPLAKKYNVGAINWGLVAGKTQTWLPWDSWQRPYVLIQPTIWFHEVFRQDDTPYRQHEVDLIRQLTGRGTPSM from the coding sequence ATGCGATTTCGTCCGATACAAGCAGCTTGTCTCGCCCTAGCTCTTACTATTCCGGCTCTCGCGCAACAGCGCTGGACCGAAGAAGCAGCCAACGCCTGGTACGCAAAGCAGCCGTGGCTCGTCGGCGCCAACTTCATCCCCTCCGACGCCATCAACCAGCTCGAAATGTTTCAGGCTGCCACCTTCAACCCCGCGCTCAACGACAAAGAACTCGGCCTCGGCGAATCCATCGGCATGAACACCATGCGCGTCTTCCTTCAGGACCAGCTCTGGGAGCAGGACCCCAAAGGCTTCACCCAGCGTCTTGATACCTTCCTTACCATCGCCGCCAAACACCACATCAAGCCGCTCCTTGTCCTCTTCGACTCCTGCTGGGAGCCCAACCCTCACCTCGGCCCGCAACACCCGCCCATCCCCGGCATCCACAACTCCGGCTGGGTCCAGAGCCCAGGAGCCATCGGCCTCACCGACCCCGCCTACGAACCTAAGCTCAAAGCCTACGTCGAAGGCGTCGTCGGAGCCTTCGCCAAGGACGACCGCATCCTCGGCTGGGACATCTGGAACGAGCCCGACAACGGCAACGACAAAAAGCCCGGCGAACCCGAAAACAAGAATGAACGTGTCGCCTACTACCTGCCGAAAGCCTTCGCCTGGGCGCGCTCCGTCCACCCCATCCAGCCCCTCACCAGCGGCGTATGGATGGGTAACTGGACCGACCCCGCCAAGCAGAGCCCCGTCACCAAAATCCAGCTAGCCGAGTCCGACATCATCACCTTCCACAACTACGACTGGCCCGAAGGCTTCGAGGCCCGCGTAAAATCCCTCCAGCCCCTTCACCGCCCGATCATCTGCACCGAGTACATGGCCCGCGGCAACGGCAGCACGTTCGACACCATCCTTCCCCTCGCCAAGAAGTACAACGTCGGCGCGATCAACTGGGGCCTCGTGGCCGGCAAGACCCAGACCTGGCTCCCTTGGGACTCATGGCAAAGGCCCTATGTCCTCATCCAGCCCACCATCTGGTTCCACGAGGTCTTCCGCCAGGACGATACCCCCTACCGTCAGCACGAAGTCGACCTCATTCGCCAGCTAACAGGCCGCGGAACGCCGTCCATGTAG
- a CDS encoding glycosyltransferase, protein MAILGAFCFPGTGHLNPMTALARRLQQRGHRVILFGIADTAARVRAAGIEFVQVGAADYPMGTLRQLDEKLSRLKGLNTFRFTVDRVKNHSRMVLRDGPDAVKAAGVGAMVVDEADMAGSVAEHLGLPFVSVACFPPLLADDTIPPFCFGWGYRTDAIGRLRNRLGARLLTRVAKPIFEDVNAQRKVWGLTPLGHSTDALSKLAQITQLPEALEFPMPNRPSWLHYTGPFVDSQVREPVEFPWERLDGRPLVYGSMGTLQNGSERVFRMIAQACVGLDAQLVLSLGGSKDPAELGELPGKPVVVRYAPQLELVKRAAAVVTHAGLNTTLETLAEGVPLVAIPMGNDQPGVAARIAHRRAGIVVSQWRLGVGRLRKAIDAVLRQGSYRSAAKQVQAAMQKVDGLERAADLIESGLGLRRQGDPARQTQRAVPVA, encoded by the coding sequence ATGGCCATTCTTGGGGCGTTCTGCTTTCCGGGAACAGGGCATCTGAATCCGATGACCGCGCTGGCTCGCAGGCTGCAGCAGAGGGGGCACCGGGTCATTCTGTTTGGAATCGCGGATACTGCGGCGCGGGTTCGGGCTGCGGGGATTGAGTTTGTGCAGGTGGGTGCGGCGGATTATCCGATGGGAACGCTGCGGCAGTTGGACGAGAAGCTCAGCAGATTGAAGGGACTGAATACGTTCCGGTTTACGGTTGACCGGGTGAAGAATCACTCGCGCATGGTGCTGCGGGATGGGCCGGATGCAGTGAAGGCCGCCGGTGTGGGAGCCATGGTGGTGGATGAGGCAGATATGGCGGGAAGCGTCGCGGAGCATCTGGGACTGCCGTTTGTGTCGGTGGCGTGCTTTCCTCCGCTGCTTGCCGATGACACGATTCCGCCGTTCTGTTTTGGCTGGGGATATCGCACGGACGCGATTGGACGGCTGAGGAATCGGCTGGGCGCGAGACTGCTGACGCGAGTGGCAAAGCCGATTTTTGAAGACGTAAATGCGCAGCGCAAAGTGTGGGGTCTGACGCCGCTGGGTCACAGCACGGATGCGTTGTCGAAGCTGGCGCAGATTACTCAACTGCCGGAGGCGCTGGAGTTTCCTATGCCCAATCGACCTTCGTGGCTGCACTATACGGGGCCTTTTGTTGATAGTCAGGTGCGTGAGCCGGTGGAGTTTCCGTGGGAGCGGCTGGATGGGAGACCGCTGGTTTATGGCTCGATGGGCACGCTGCAGAATGGCTCGGAGCGGGTCTTTCGAATGATTGCGCAGGCTTGCGTGGGGCTGGATGCACAGCTTGTGCTCTCGCTGGGCGGTAGTAAGGATCCTGCCGAGTTGGGAGAGTTGCCAGGTAAGCCCGTAGTTGTGCGGTACGCTCCACAGCTGGAACTTGTGAAGCGAGCGGCTGCGGTCGTGACTCATGCCGGATTGAACACTACGCTGGAGACGCTGGCGGAGGGGGTTCCGCTGGTGGCGATTCCGATGGGGAACGATCAACCGGGGGTGGCAGCGCGGATTGCCCACAGGCGGGCTGGAATTGTTGTTTCGCAGTGGAGGCTTGGTGTGGGGCGACTGCGGAAGGCGATCGACGCGGTGTTGCGGCAGGGGTCGTACCGTAGCGCGGCGAAACAGGTGCAGGCAGCCATGCAGAAGGTCGATGGATTGGAGAGGGCGGCTGATTTGATCGAGTCGGGGCTCGGCCTGCGGAGACAAGGCGATCCTGCACGGCAAACGCAGCGAGCGGTGCCAGTGGCGTAA
- a CDS encoding biotin--[acetyl-CoA-carboxylase] ligase, whose amino-acid sequence MTALDLQAVEAEIVGTEFAGRILHFPLVGSTNVLALEAAQAGTRSGVWVADEQTAGRGRGGHGWHSVAGDGLYVSALTAPAIPLTMASWLPLATGLAAQSAIAAVTGLHADIRWPNDLLLNGRKCGGILVETGSIAGRQNEPEMLRYAVIGVGINLNHMSFPSELETLATSLRKEGCRAISRDALLAGLLRSLDEEIRKLVRQYRGTLNGAGLLERFASASTWVKGKRVHVEEAGGYTGVTAGLDMRGFLQVAGDDGVLHTVLSGGVRALAQDQ is encoded by the coding sequence ATGACTGCGCTCGATCTGCAAGCAGTAGAGGCGGAGATCGTTGGGACGGAGTTCGCCGGACGGATCCTCCATTTTCCTCTGGTTGGATCGACGAACGTGTTGGCGCTTGAGGCAGCGCAGGCCGGAACGCGGAGTGGCGTTTGGGTCGCCGATGAACAGACGGCTGGGCGCGGTCGCGGCGGCCACGGATGGCACTCTGTGGCGGGAGACGGTCTCTACGTCAGTGCACTCACCGCTCCCGCGATTCCTCTGACGATGGCGAGTTGGCTGCCGTTGGCAACCGGGCTGGCCGCTCAGTCGGCGATTGCAGCGGTCACGGGACTGCATGCGGACATTCGCTGGCCGAATGATCTGCTGCTGAATGGGCGAAAGTGCGGCGGCATCCTCGTCGAGACGGGATCGATTGCAGGAAGGCAGAACGAGCCTGAGATGTTGCGGTATGCAGTGATCGGCGTAGGGATCAACCTCAATCACATGAGCTTTCCGTCGGAGCTTGAAACACTGGCTACTTCGTTGCGGAAAGAAGGTTGCAGGGCAATATCGAGAGACGCACTTCTGGCTGGATTATTACGCTCTCTTGACGAAGAAATACGCAAGCTCGTCCGACAATATCGGGGAACGTTGAATGGAGCCGGTTTGCTTGAGCGTTTTGCCTCGGCCTCGACGTGGGTCAAGGGCAAGCGCGTCCACGTCGAAGAGGCTGGCGGCTATACTGGCGTGACGGCCGGACTGGATATGCGCGGTTTTCTGCAGGTGGCCGGCGACGACGGCGTTCTGCACACCGTTCTCTCTGGCGGCGTTCGGGCGCTTGCACAAGATCAATAA
- a CDS encoding MIP/aquaporin family protein produces MVNWSAVIGEFVGTFVLIVLGNGVVAGALLNKSKAQNAGWISITTGWAVAVFAGVAVSAALGDADGHLNPAFTLASVMMTGNPIRLITYIPAQLLGAFCGAVAVWLQYKPHWELTEDADAKFACFATAPAVYRPMWNFFSEVLGTFVLVLVATALFSKRVSPAGVAAGLGPMLVGALVWGIGLSLGGTTGYAINPARDFGPRIAHSVLPIAGKGGSGWRYAWVPIFGPLAGAALAAAAVRVLSM; encoded by the coding sequence ATGGTCAATTGGTCTGCCGTTATTGGTGAATTCGTCGGGACGTTCGTGTTAATCGTGCTAGGTAATGGAGTTGTCGCCGGCGCGCTTCTGAATAAATCGAAGGCGCAGAATGCTGGGTGGATCTCGATCACGACCGGGTGGGCGGTCGCGGTGTTTGCTGGAGTCGCTGTCAGTGCTGCGCTGGGTGATGCCGATGGCCACCTCAACCCGGCGTTCACCCTTGCTTCTGTGATGATGACGGGAAATCCGATCCGTTTGATCACCTACATTCCGGCACAGCTTCTTGGGGCGTTCTGTGGAGCCGTTGCAGTGTGGCTACAGTACAAGCCGCACTGGGAGCTCACCGAAGACGCGGATGCGAAGTTTGCCTGCTTTGCGACTGCGCCTGCAGTGTATCGACCGATGTGGAACTTCTTCAGCGAAGTGCTTGGGACGTTCGTGTTGGTGCTGGTCGCGACCGCTCTGTTCTCGAAGCGTGTTTCTCCGGCCGGAGTTGCAGCGGGGTTGGGACCGATGCTGGTAGGTGCGCTGGTCTGGGGGATTGGGCTCTCGTTAGGCGGGACGACGGGGTATGCGATCAATCCCGCCCGGGACTTCGGTCCCCGCATCGCTCACTCTGTGCTGCCGATCGCAGGTAAGGGTGGATCAGGCTGGCGATATGCATGGGTGCCCATTTTCGGCCCATTGGCTGGCGCCGCTTTGGCTGCGGCTGCAGTGCGTGTTCTGAGTATGTAG